In a genomic window of Siniperca chuatsi isolate FFG_IHB_CAS linkage group LG1, ASM2008510v1, whole genome shotgun sequence:
- the ercc3 gene encoding general transcription and DNA repair factor IIH helicase subunit XPB → MGKKDKGDRDKKSKKRFYEEEEDEEEVVGSESQEAIPAAAGKQVDESSTKLDEYGAKDYRAQMLLKNDHSSRPLWVAPDGHIFLEAFSPVYKYAQDFLVAIAEPVCRPNHIHEYKLTAYSLYAAVSVGLQTSDIVEYLQKLSKTSVPDGIVQFIKLCTVSYGKVKLVLKHNRYFVESAFPDVIQRLLQDNVIRECRLRTADGADTELITEVIHSKSAISKSVEEKGGTSTSQQPSDGQTSTQQVPEDIFSYYEQMDKEEEEEEETQTVSFEIRQEMIEELQKRCIQLEYPLLAEYDFRNDIVNPDINIDLKPTAVLRPYQEKSLRKMFGNGRARSGVIVLPCGAGKSLLGVTAACTVRKRCLVLGNSSVSVEQWKSQFKMWSTIDDSQICRFTSDAKDKPIGCSVAISTYSMLGHTTKRSWEAERVMEWMRSQEWGLIILDEVHTIPAKMFRRVLTIVQAHCKLGLTATLVREDDKIVDLNFLIGPKLFEANWMELQNNGYIAKVQCAEVWCPMSPEFYREYVAIKTKKRILLYTMNPNKFRACQFLIRFHERRNDKIIVFADNVFALKEYAIRLNKPYIYGPTSQGERMQILQNFKHNPKINTIFISKVGDTSFDLPEANVLIQISSHGGSRRQEAQRLGRVLRAKKGMVAEEYNAYFYSLVSQDTQEMAYSTKRQRFLVDQGYSFKVITKLAGMEEEDLMFSTRDDQQQLLQKVLAASDLDAEEEVVVGEVGGRPQFSRRTGTMSSMSGADDTVYMEYQRSSKASAASKGVHPLFKRFRK, encoded by the exons ATGGGTAAAAAGGATAAAGGAGATCGGG ACAAGAAGTCCAAAAAGCGTTTctatgaggaggaagaagatgaagaagaggtgGTGGGCAGCGAGTCTCAGGAGGCCATACCTGCTGCTGCAGGGAAACAAGTGGATGAGTCGAGTACAAAACTGGATGAGTATGGAGCCAAAGACTACCGTGCTCAGATGCTGCTGAAGAATGATCACTCTTCACGCCCCCTTTGGGTG GCTCCAGATGGACACATCTTTCTGGAAGCCTTCTCACCAGTCTATAAGTACGCCCAGGATTTCTTGGTGGCCATTGCAGAGCCAGTGTGTAGGCCTAACCATATCCATGAGTACAAGCTGACGGCCTATTCCCTGTATGCAGCTGTCAGTGTGGGGCTGCAGACCTCTGATATTGTGGAGTACCTGCAGAAACTCAGCAAGACATCTGTACCTGATGGAATCGTGCAGTTTATTAAG ctCTGCACAGTGAGCTATGGCAAAGTTAAGCTGGTGCTGAAGCACAATAG GTATTTTGTTGAGAGTGCCTTCCCTGATGTGATCCAGCGCCTTCTGCAGGACAACGTGATCCGTGAATGTCGTCTCCGTACTGCAGACGGAGCCGATACAGAACTGATTACTGAAGTCATCCACAGCAAGTCAGCG ATTTCCAAGTCTGTTGAGGAAAAGGGAGGTACTTCCACCTCACAGCAGCCCAGCGATGGACAAACTTCAACCCAGCAAGTCCCCGAGGACATCTTCAGCTACTATGAGCAGATGGataaagaagaggaggaggaggaagagactCAAACTGTGTCCTTTGAGATTCGCCAG GAGATGATTGAAGAGCTGCAGAAGCGTTGTATTCAGCTGGAGTATCCCCTCCTAGCAGAGTACGACTTTCGCAATGATATAGTCAACCCAGACATCAACATAGACCTGAAGCCCACTGCCGTGTTGCGACCCTACCAGGAAAAGAGTCTGCGCAAGATGTTTGGGAATGGACGTGCTCGCTCTGGGGTCATCGTGCTGCCCTGCG GAGCGGGCAAATCTCTGCTGGGCGTGACAGCAGCGTGCACAGTGCGTAAACGCTGCCTGGTGTTGGGTAACTCCTCAGTGTCAGTGGAGCAGTGGAAGTCTCAGTTCAAGATGTGGTCCACTATCGATGACTCTCAAATCTGCCGTTTCACCTCTGACGCCAAGGACAAGCCCATTGGCTGCTCAGTGGCCATCAGCACCTACTCCATGCTGGGTCACACCACCAAGCGCTCCTGGGAGGCTGAGAGGGTCATGGAGTGGATGCGGAGCCAGGAGTGGGGACTCATTATCCTGGATGAGGTGCACACTATCCCTG CCAAGATGTTTCGTCGTGTTTTGACAATTGTCCAGGCACATTGCAAACTGGGGCTTACTGCCACACTGGTCAGGGAAGATGACAAGATTGTTGACCTCAACTTCCTAATTGGGCCTAAGCTATTTGAGGCCAACTGGATGGAATTGCAGAACAATGGCTACATTGCCAAAGTCCAGTGTGCAGAG GTGTGGTGCCCGATGTCTCCAGAGTTTTACAGAGAGTACGTGGCCATTAAGACGAAGAAGCGCATCCTGCTTTATACAATGAACCCCAATAAGTTCCGTGCTTGCCAGTTTCTCATTCGCTTCCACGAGCGGCGCAATGACAAGATTATTGTCTTTGCTGACAACGTGTTTGCCTTGAAGGAATACGCCATTCGCCTCAATAA GCCCTACATCTATGGTCCAACCTCTCAGGGAGAACGTATGCAGATTTTACAGAACTTCAAACACAACCCCAAGATAAACACCATTTTTATCTCCAAg GTTGGAGACACATCATTTGACTTGCCAGAAGCCAATGTTCTGATCCAGATCTCCTCTCATGGTGGATCACGCAGACAGGAGGCCCAGAGGCTTGGCAGAGTCTTACGAGCCAAGAAAG GAATGGTAGCAGAGGAGTACAATGCATACTTCTATTCGCTGGTGTCCCAGGACACCCAGGAGATGGCTTACTCCACCAAGAGGCAGAGGTTCCTGGTGGACCAGGGATACAGCTTTAAG GTTATCACAAAGTTGGCAGGTATGGAGGAAGAGGACTTGATGTTCTCCACCAGAGATGACCAACAGCAGCTGCTTCAGAAAGTCCTAGCTGCTTCAGACCTGGATGCTGAGGAGGAAGTGGTGGTAGGGGAAGTGGGCGGACGACCACAG TTTTCAAGGCGAACAGGCACCATGAGCTCTATGTCAGGTGCAGATGACACTGTCTACATGGAATATCAGCGAAGCAGCAAAGCCTCAGCAGCAAGCAAGGGCGTTCATCCACTCTTCAAGCGCTTCAGAAAGTAG
- the gpalpp1 gene encoding GPALPP motifs-containing protein 1, with translation MSSDKPVGPALPPMFRREESDEDSDNDKGFSGPALPPGYKRGEPSSSSSDESSEQGVAVKRTKTSHTSAEKVKKTKVQEKEDDGFFGPALPPGFKKQQGSPERPPVLGPALPPGFRRAAYENGDDNDDEDGEGFPGPALPPGYQAESSSSEGEDEDVIGPMPSKGPIQDSVALDFERRARRMKEKLTGDDTPEVLTRETWMTELPPELQHIGLGARTFKKRSGPENRDRSIWTDTPEDRERKHRERLEGKKKGEAEKDDVPQVSRKDLEMAEKVSKYNESKRAESLISLHTKTMKEKAKEKADKPVERRPFDRDEDLQVNRFDEAQKQRLLKKSQELNTRFSHSKDRMFL, from the exons ATGTCGTCTGATAAACCAGTCGGACCTGCCTTACCCCCGATGTTCAGGAGGGAGGAGAGCGATGAAGACTCGGATAATGACAAAGGAT TCTCTGGCCCTGCTTTGCCTCCCGGTTATAAACGGGGAGAACCGTCGAGCTCCTCCTCGGATGAGAGTAGTGAACAGGGAGTGGCGgtcaaaagaacaaaaacaagtcACACATCTGCAGAAAA GGTGAAGAAGACAAAGGtacaagaaaaagaagatgatGGTTTCTTTGGACCAGCCCTGCCACCAGGGTTTAAGAAACAACAGGGGTCACCAGAAAG GCCACCTGTCCTGGGACCAGCTTTGCCTCCTGGGTTTCGCAGAGCAGCATACGAAAAcggtgatgataatgatgatgaagacgGAGAGGGTTTTCCAGGGCCTGCTCTACCCCCAGGCTACCAGGCTGAGTCCTCCAGCAGCGAGGGGGAGGATGAGGATGTGATTGGACCTATGCCGTCCAAAGGCCCTATTCAAGACTCTGTGGCTCTGGACTTTGAGCGCAGAGCACGAAGGATGAAAGAGAAGCTGACAGGAGAC GACACTCCTGAGGTGCTGACCAGAGAAACATGGATGACAGAGCTCCCACCAGAACTGCAGCACATTGGCTTGGGGGCTCGAACTTTCAAGAAGAGGTCGGGTCCAGAGAACAGGGATCGCTCCATTTGGACAGATACACCAGAAGACAGGGAGCGCAAGCACAGG GAACGCCTTGAGGGAAAGAAGAAGGGTGAGGCAGAAAAAGACGATGTCCCACAAGTCTCACGGAAGGATTTGGAAATGGCAGAGAAAGTGTCTAAGTATAAT GAGTCTAAACGTGCTGAGTCTCTGATAAGTTTGCACACAAAGACgatgaaagaaaaagcaaaagagaaggCTGACAAACCAGTGGAGAGGAGACCATTCGATCGGGATGAAGACCTTCAGGTGAATCGCTTTGATGAAGCGCAGAAGCAGCGTCTGCTGAAGAAATCTCAGGAACTGAACACACGGTTCTCCCACAGCAAGGACCGAATGTTCCTGTAA
- the LOC122880162 gene encoding cytochrome P450 27C1-like isoform X3: MAILKHLTTACWKNFQDVRLNKQLFILRAIHKPATSDAFGISAAEKEAIPEKLITPADGGKTRIKTLKEMPGPSTLANLIEFFWRDGFSRIHEIQLEHRKKYGKIFKSRFGPQLVVSVADRDLVAEVLRAEGMTPQRANMDSWKEYRDMRGHSTGLISAEGEHWLKMRSVLRQLIMRPHDVAVFSDDLNEVVDDLIKRVCITRTQESATVLNVNDLFFKYAMEGVAAILYECRLGCLEDEIPQETQDYISALHLMFRSFKTSMYAGAIPKWLRLLIPKPWEEFCLSWDGLFKFSHIHVDKRLTEIKAQLERGEEVKGGLLTHMLITKEMSIEEIYANVTEMLLAGVDTPVTYLPRLALSGPRSHQTAPRPAGPQFISLHTWIAAAGTPCLWWIAATLSSWAPLDRSRLLSRLDRSSAAAGPLLQSLSPFPNTSATS; encoded by the exons ATGGCAATCCTGAAGCATTTGACGACAGCATGCTGGAAGAACTTTCAAGACGTCCGGCTAAATAAGCAGCTCTTCATTTTGCGCGCAATACACAAGCCAGCAACCAGCGATGCTTTTGGGATCTCCGCGGCTGAAAAAGAAGCCATACCTGAGAAATTGATCACACCAGCGGATGGCGGGAAAACCAGAATCAAGACCCTGAAGGAGATGCCTGGACCCAGCACCCTAGCCAACTTGATCGAGTTTTTCTGGAGAGACGGGTTTAGCAGAATTCACGAAATTCAG CTGGAGCACAGGAAGAAGTATGGCAAAATTTTCAAATCCCGTTTTGGACCCCAGCTGGTGGTCTCTGTGGCAGACCGTGACCTGGTGGCTGAGGTGCTGAGGGCTGAGGGCATGACCCCTCAGAGAGCTAACATGGATTCTTGGAAGGAGTACAGAGACATGAGAGGCCATTCCACTGGCCTCATCTCAGC GGAGGGAGAACATTGGCTAAAGATGCGGAGTGTGCTCAGACAGCTCATCATGCGTCCCCATGACGTAGCAGTCTTCTCTGATGACCTGAACGAAGTGGTAGATGACCTGATCAAGAGAGTTTGTATTACGCGCACCCAGGAGTCTGCAACTGTCCTCAATGTGAATGACCTCTTCTTCAAATATGCCATGGAAG GTGTGGCAGCCATTTTGTACGAGTGCCGACTAGGCTGTTTGGAAGATGAGATTCCCCAGGAAACCCAAGACTACATCAGTGCACTTCACCTCATGTTCCGCTCCTTCAAGACATCCATGTATGCTGGAGCGATACCCAAGTGGCTCAGACTTCTCATCCCCAAACCATGGGAGGAGTTCTGTCTCTCCTGGGATGGCCTCTTCAAATTCA GCCATATTCACGTTGATAAGAGGCTCACAGAGATAAAGGCCCAGCTGGAGCGGGGAGAGGAGGTGAAGGGGGgactgctcacacacatgctcattaCCAAGGAGATGAGCATAGAGGAGATATACGCCAACGTAACGGAGATGCTACTGGCTGGGGTTgacacg ccggtaacctatctgcctcGCCTGGCTCTCAGTGGTCCTCGCAGCCATCAGACTGCACCCCGGCCTGCTGGCCCCCAGTTCATATCCCTACATacttggatcgcagcagccggCACTCCCTGCCTCTGGTGGATCGCAGCAACTCTCAGTTCCTGGGCGCCGCTGGACCGCAgccgcctcctttcccggctggatcgcagcagcgcTGCCGCTGGACCTCTCCTTCAAAGCCTCTCACCGTTTCCTAACACTTCCGCAACATCATAG
- the LOC122880162 gene encoding cytochrome P450 27C1-like isoform X4 has protein sequence MAILKHLTTACWKNFQDVRLNKQLFILRAIHKPATSDAFGISAAEKEAIPEKLITPADGGKTRIKTLKEMPGPSTLANLIEFFWRDGFSRIHEIQLEHRKKYGKIFKSRFGPQLVVSVADRDLVAEVLRAEGMTPQRANMDSWKEYRDMRGHSTGLISAEGEHWLKMRSVLRQLIMRPHDVAVFSDDLNEVVDDLIKRVCITRTQESATVLNVNDLFFKYAMEGVAAILYECRLGCLEDEIPQETQDYISALHLMFRSFKTSMYAGAIPKWLRLLIPKPWEEFCLSWDGLFKFSHIHVDKRLTEIKAQLERGEEVKGGLLTHMLITKEMSIEEIYANVTEMLLAGVDTTSFTLSWASYLLARHPHIQQQIFTEVTRTLGPGAIATADDVPRLPLIRGLVKETLRLYPVLPGNGRITQDDLVVGGYFIPRGIH, from the exons ATGGCAATCCTGAAGCATTTGACGACAGCATGCTGGAAGAACTTTCAAGACGTCCGGCTAAATAAGCAGCTCTTCATTTTGCGCGCAATACACAAGCCAGCAACCAGCGATGCTTTTGGGATCTCCGCGGCTGAAAAAGAAGCCATACCTGAGAAATTGATCACACCAGCGGATGGCGGGAAAACCAGAATCAAGACCCTGAAGGAGATGCCTGGACCCAGCACCCTAGCCAACTTGATCGAGTTTTTCTGGAGAGACGGGTTTAGCAGAATTCACGAAATTCAG CTGGAGCACAGGAAGAAGTATGGCAAAATTTTCAAATCCCGTTTTGGACCCCAGCTGGTGGTCTCTGTGGCAGACCGTGACCTGGTGGCTGAGGTGCTGAGGGCTGAGGGCATGACCCCTCAGAGAGCTAACATGGATTCTTGGAAGGAGTACAGAGACATGAGAGGCCATTCCACTGGCCTCATCTCAGC GGAGGGAGAACATTGGCTAAAGATGCGGAGTGTGCTCAGACAGCTCATCATGCGTCCCCATGACGTAGCAGTCTTCTCTGATGACCTGAACGAAGTGGTAGATGACCTGATCAAGAGAGTTTGTATTACGCGCACCCAGGAGTCTGCAACTGTCCTCAATGTGAATGACCTCTTCTTCAAATATGCCATGGAAG GTGTGGCAGCCATTTTGTACGAGTGCCGACTAGGCTGTTTGGAAGATGAGATTCCCCAGGAAACCCAAGACTACATCAGTGCACTTCACCTCATGTTCCGCTCCTTCAAGACATCCATGTATGCTGGAGCGATACCCAAGTGGCTCAGACTTCTCATCCCCAAACCATGGGAGGAGTTCTGTCTCTCCTGGGATGGCCTCTTCAAATTCA GCCATATTCACGTTGATAAGAGGCTCACAGAGATAAAGGCCCAGCTGGAGCGGGGAGAGGAGGTGAAGGGGGgactgctcacacacatgctcattaCCAAGGAGATGAGCATAGAGGAGATATACGCCAACGTAACGGAGATGCTACTGGCTGGGGTTgacacg ACATCCTTCACCCTTTCCTGGGCCAGCTACCTGTTAGCGCGGCACCCTCATATACAGCAGCAAATCTTTACGGAAGTGACAAGGACTCTGGGACCTGGAGCAATTGCCACAGCTGACGATGTCCCTCGTCTGCCTCTCATCAGAGGGCTGGTCAAAGAGACTCTCAG GCTTTATCCAGTTCTCCCAGGCAATGGACGGATTACCCAGGATGACTTGGTGGTGGGCGGATACTTCATCCCCAGAGGG ATTCATTGA
- the LOC122880162 gene encoding cytochrome P450 27C1-like isoform X1, which yields MAILKHLTTACWKNFQDVRLNKQLFILRAIHKPATSDAFGISAAEKEAIPEKLITPADGGKTRIKTLKEMPGPSTLANLIEFFWRDGFSRIHEIQLEHRKKYGKIFKSRFGPQLVVSVADRDLVAEVLRAEGMTPQRANMDSWKEYRDMRGHSTGLISAEGEHWLKMRSVLRQLIMRPHDVAVFSDDLNEVVDDLIKRVCITRTQESATVLNVNDLFFKYAMEGVAAILYECRLGCLEDEIPQETQDYISALHLMFRSFKTSMYAGAIPKWLRLLIPKPWEEFCLSWDGLFKFSHIHVDKRLTEIKAQLERGEEVKGGLLTHMLITKEMSIEEIYANVTEMLLAGVDTTSFTLSWASYLLARHPHIQQQIFTEVTRTLGPGAIATADDVPRLPLIRGLVKETLRLYPVLPGNGRITQDDLVVGGYFIPRGTQLALCHYSTSLDEENFADASDFRPDRWIRKESTDRVDNFGSIPFGYGLRSCIGRRIAELEMHLALTRLIQRFHIGTSPLTADVQAKTHGLLCPAAPIHLQFLDRKIA from the exons ATGGCAATCCTGAAGCATTTGACGACAGCATGCTGGAAGAACTTTCAAGACGTCCGGCTAAATAAGCAGCTCTTCATTTTGCGCGCAATACACAAGCCAGCAACCAGCGATGCTTTTGGGATCTCCGCGGCTGAAAAAGAAGCCATACCTGAGAAATTGATCACACCAGCGGATGGCGGGAAAACCAGAATCAAGACCCTGAAGGAGATGCCTGGACCCAGCACCCTAGCCAACTTGATCGAGTTTTTCTGGAGAGACGGGTTTAGCAGAATTCACGAAATTCAG CTGGAGCACAGGAAGAAGTATGGCAAAATTTTCAAATCCCGTTTTGGACCCCAGCTGGTGGTCTCTGTGGCAGACCGTGACCTGGTGGCTGAGGTGCTGAGGGCTGAGGGCATGACCCCTCAGAGAGCTAACATGGATTCTTGGAAGGAGTACAGAGACATGAGAGGCCATTCCACTGGCCTCATCTCAGC GGAGGGAGAACATTGGCTAAAGATGCGGAGTGTGCTCAGACAGCTCATCATGCGTCCCCATGACGTAGCAGTCTTCTCTGATGACCTGAACGAAGTGGTAGATGACCTGATCAAGAGAGTTTGTATTACGCGCACCCAGGAGTCTGCAACTGTCCTCAATGTGAATGACCTCTTCTTCAAATATGCCATGGAAG GTGTGGCAGCCATTTTGTACGAGTGCCGACTAGGCTGTTTGGAAGATGAGATTCCCCAGGAAACCCAAGACTACATCAGTGCACTTCACCTCATGTTCCGCTCCTTCAAGACATCCATGTATGCTGGAGCGATACCCAAGTGGCTCAGACTTCTCATCCCCAAACCATGGGAGGAGTTCTGTCTCTCCTGGGATGGCCTCTTCAAATTCA GCCATATTCACGTTGATAAGAGGCTCACAGAGATAAAGGCCCAGCTGGAGCGGGGAGAGGAGGTGAAGGGGGgactgctcacacacatgctcattaCCAAGGAGATGAGCATAGAGGAGATATACGCCAACGTAACGGAGATGCTACTGGCTGGGGTTgacacg ACATCCTTCACCCTTTCCTGGGCCAGCTACCTGTTAGCGCGGCACCCTCATATACAGCAGCAAATCTTTACGGAAGTGACAAGGACTCTGGGACCTGGAGCAATTGCCACAGCTGACGATGTCCCTCGTCTGCCTCTCATCAGAGGGCTGGTCAAAGAGACTCTCAG GCTTTATCCAGTTCTCCCAGGCAATGGACGGATTACCCAGGATGACTTGGTGGTGGGCGGATACTTCATCCCCAGAGGG ACTCAGTTGGCCCTGTGCCATTACTCCACATCTTTGGATGAAGAGAACTTTGCTGATGCTTCAGACTTCCGACCAGATCGCTGGATTCGGAAAGAGTCCACAGATCGTGTTGACAACTTTGGCTCGATTCCCTTTGGCTACGGACTCAGGAGCTGCATCGGCAGGAGAATAGCAGAGTTAGAGATGCATCTAGCTCTCACAAGG CTCATTCAAAGGTTCCACATTGGCACGTCACCACTCACTGCTGATGTCCAGGCCAAAACCCATGGCCTGCTCTGCCCTGCTGCCCCTATCCATCTGCAGTTCCTCGACAGGAAAAttgcataa
- the LOC122880162 gene encoding cytochrome P450 27C1-like isoform X2 — MAILKHLTTACWKNFQDVRLNKQLFILRAIHKPATSDAFGISAAEKEAIPEKLITPADGGKTRIKTLKEMPGPSTLANLIEFFWRDGFSRIHEIQLEHRKKYGKIFKSRFGPQLVVSVADRDLVAEVLRAEGMTPQRANMDSWKEYRDMRGHSTGLISAEGEHWLKMRSVLRQLIMRPHDVAVFSDDLNEVVDDLIKRVCITRTQESATVLNVNDLFFKYAMEGVAAILYECRLGCLEDEIPQETQDYISALHLMFRSFKTSMYAGAIPKWLRLLIPKPWEEFCLSWDGLFKFSHIHVDKRLTEIKAQLERGEEVKGGLLTHMLITKEMSIEEIYANVTEMLLAGVDTTSFTLSWASYLLARHPHIQQQIFTEVTRTLGPGAIATADDVPRLPLIRGLVKETLRLYPVLPGNGRITQDDLVVGGYFIPRGTQLALCHYSTSLDEENFADASDFRPDRWIRKESTDRVDNFGSIPFGYGLRSCIGRRIAELEMHLALTRTNREEERQEIFSASESQPPVIKLPLQQRWQERR, encoded by the exons ATGGCAATCCTGAAGCATTTGACGACAGCATGCTGGAAGAACTTTCAAGACGTCCGGCTAAATAAGCAGCTCTTCATTTTGCGCGCAATACACAAGCCAGCAACCAGCGATGCTTTTGGGATCTCCGCGGCTGAAAAAGAAGCCATACCTGAGAAATTGATCACACCAGCGGATGGCGGGAAAACCAGAATCAAGACCCTGAAGGAGATGCCTGGACCCAGCACCCTAGCCAACTTGATCGAGTTTTTCTGGAGAGACGGGTTTAGCAGAATTCACGAAATTCAG CTGGAGCACAGGAAGAAGTATGGCAAAATTTTCAAATCCCGTTTTGGACCCCAGCTGGTGGTCTCTGTGGCAGACCGTGACCTGGTGGCTGAGGTGCTGAGGGCTGAGGGCATGACCCCTCAGAGAGCTAACATGGATTCTTGGAAGGAGTACAGAGACATGAGAGGCCATTCCACTGGCCTCATCTCAGC GGAGGGAGAACATTGGCTAAAGATGCGGAGTGTGCTCAGACAGCTCATCATGCGTCCCCATGACGTAGCAGTCTTCTCTGATGACCTGAACGAAGTGGTAGATGACCTGATCAAGAGAGTTTGTATTACGCGCACCCAGGAGTCTGCAACTGTCCTCAATGTGAATGACCTCTTCTTCAAATATGCCATGGAAG GTGTGGCAGCCATTTTGTACGAGTGCCGACTAGGCTGTTTGGAAGATGAGATTCCCCAGGAAACCCAAGACTACATCAGTGCACTTCACCTCATGTTCCGCTCCTTCAAGACATCCATGTATGCTGGAGCGATACCCAAGTGGCTCAGACTTCTCATCCCCAAACCATGGGAGGAGTTCTGTCTCTCCTGGGATGGCCTCTTCAAATTCA GCCATATTCACGTTGATAAGAGGCTCACAGAGATAAAGGCCCAGCTGGAGCGGGGAGAGGAGGTGAAGGGGGgactgctcacacacatgctcattaCCAAGGAGATGAGCATAGAGGAGATATACGCCAACGTAACGGAGATGCTACTGGCTGGGGTTgacacg ACATCCTTCACCCTTTCCTGGGCCAGCTACCTGTTAGCGCGGCACCCTCATATACAGCAGCAAATCTTTACGGAAGTGACAAGGACTCTGGGACCTGGAGCAATTGCCACAGCTGACGATGTCCCTCGTCTGCCTCTCATCAGAGGGCTGGTCAAAGAGACTCTCAG GCTTTATCCAGTTCTCCCAGGCAATGGACGGATTACCCAGGATGACTTGGTGGTGGGCGGATACTTCATCCCCAGAGGG ACTCAGTTGGCCCTGTGCCATTACTCCACATCTTTGGATGAAGAGAACTTTGCTGATGCTTCAGACTTCCGACCAGATCGCTGGATTCGGAAAGAGTCCACAGATCGTGTTGACAACTTTGGCTCGATTCCCTTTGGCTACGGACTCAGGAGCTGCATCGGCAGGAGAATAGCAGAGTTAGAGATGCATCTAGCTCTCACAAGG